GACGACAAGAAATCGCCCAAATTGTCCCACATCTTTTGTCAGGGCATCCCCCAAAATTTCTTGTTCCAAATAGGTCTGAACATAGCTTCGCAAATGTCTGGCCATTCTGGATGCGGGCATTTTTTGAATGCCCGGCAAATTTCCGCGGGTCATCATGGATAATAGAAGTTTGTCCCGTTCGTCGGCTGTTTTTGCATCGTAGTAACCGAGTTCTTTTGCAGTGAGTGGACCCAGGTGCCATTGGAGGACACGTCCTGGGAGTGTATTCACTGCGCCGCGTTTGATTTTTCTGGCACTCGACCCGGTCAAAAGAGTTTGATAGGGATGTTCTTTGTCATCCAGTAAAACCTGGACAGCGTCAAAGATAAGCGGGACTTTTTGAACCTCGTCTATGGTGAAAAGTCCTCCCTGAGGAAGTCTGGCTCGGACCTCACTTGCCAAAAGTCCCGGGTTCTTGGCAATCTGAAGTCTTTCATTCGGTTCGGCAAAATTGTAGTGAATCGCTTCAGGACAAAGAAGGTTTAAAAGAGTTGTTTTCCCCGTTTGTCTGGGACCTAAAACAAGAACGGAATCTCCTTCTTTAAGCAGGTTTTGAAGGCCTAAAAGGGCCTTTCGCTTGTACACATATGCAAATATATCTTATTAATTTGCATATATCAACTTGAATTGTTGGCACAACTTCTAGCCCTTGACCTGCTCTGCTGGTGTGACTAAATCCTTCGATTCATAAATTCGGTGACGAATTTATTCACTCAGGACTAGTGCTGAGTGAGTAATTTGATTGATTTTTTTGGCTTTTCAGATACGTCATGGTAATTACGAGTCGAAGTACTAAATGCCGCCTATGCCCGAATCAACGCAGACGACCAACCTCTCCCGAAGGCTCCCGCATGTCAAAAATGTTGTTGCGGTCGGGAGCGGCAAGGGGGGGGTTGGTAAATCGACGGTTGCGGTTAATCTTGCCCTAGCCCTCAAGAAGGAGGGGCAGGCGGCCGGCCTTCTCGATGCGGATATCTACGGTCCTTCTATACCGATCATGTGTGGTGTGAAGGAGGGGGAGAAACCGAGGATTGCCGAAGGAAATCGAATCTTGCCCCTTGAGCGGTTTGGGCTCCCTCTGATGTCGATGGGATTTTTGATGGGGGAGGGGGATGCGGTCGTCTGGCGTGGTCCGATGCTCGCCAAGATGCTCCAGCAGTTTTTGGAACAGGTGGAGTGGGGCCGACTTGACTATCTTATTGTTGATCTTCCACCGGGCACAGGGGATGTCCAATTGACGCTCGCCCAGCTCATTCCATTAACAGGGGCCGTTGTTGTGACAACACCACAGGATGTCGCCTTCGCCGATGTTCGGAGGGCGATCAAGATGTTTCAGATGACCCAGGTGCCGATCTTGGGGATCGTCGAGAATATGGGCAGTTTTTCCTGTCCCCACTGTCATAAGGAGTCGTCGATCTTCGGCCAGGATGAGAACCATTCCCGCTACCGCACGTTGGATCTGAGACTTTTGGGGGAGCTCCCCCTGGAGATCGAAACCCGTCTGGCGGGTGACCAAGGGACGCCGATCGTCGAGCGTGATCCAAAATCAAAACAGGCGGAACGTTTTCGCCAGATTGCTCATAAATTAATTGAGAGCCAAAAAGAGCGTCAGGATTTTGAGCTCCCGTCGTTTTAGTGGGGCCTTACGACCTCTGACTGTTTTTCCTCCGCTGCCGGAGGGGGAAAGATCTCTGAGCAGCTTTTGTCAACCCTTGTTTTATAGGTAGCATCCTCAACAACGTAAGCCGATATCATAACAGGGGGATAATATTCCTTCTTGTTTTTGAGGTAGAGAATCCTCCCAGCCACACCAATGGCAAGACCCAATAGGGCCCCTCCCCATCTAGAGGCTGTGTCACTCCACCGTGGGAACAACAGCATGAACGGGATGGATAGAAAGATGGCACCAACGACAAGTCCAATAATGCCGGTCATGACGATCGACGGAAAGGGACTGCCAAAATGGGTATCAGCTACAGCCGAGGTGTTGGACAAGGCTCTCCAGAAATTTTCGTGTTCATTGAAATCGTCAGTATTGAAAAAAGATGAGAGGGGACGCGAATCATTTCCTTTTACTTTTGCCCCTCCCTTATTGTCGAGCTCGACAAATGGAAAACGTCCTTGATACCCCTCCTTCAGCTTTTCGTAGAGATCTCTGTAGGCAAGGTGTTTGTCCCAACGTGATTGCTCCCTGGATGCTGCAATCTTGTTGAAATCTGTCTCTAGTTGACAGCTTGCTTCGAGAAGCTTTCGTTGTCGGACAAGGTCAATAGAGGAGGGCATATTATTTTCCCCCTCCTTGAGTTACGTTCTGATCGACGTTCAGATGCAACATTGGAATAGACCCATCCGGCCCAAGCGGGATGTAGACCATTTTAAGACCCGGATTGGCCGCCAACAGTTTCTGTGCCTGGACAGCCTCGAGGGCAATATAGCCTGGGGTGATAGCACCAGCCAACCTTTTGGCGACTGTGGCGCGGGCGGAGCCCAGAATAATCTCTGCATTCGCCTCGGCGCTTGCATTAATCGCCCTAAGACTTGCCGCAATCCCTGCCTCAAGCTCTTTGAGACCTCTTTCCCTTGCCTTGACATCTTTCTCCAACGCGATCTCAAGAAACCGTTTCTCCACCTCCTGTTTTAAGGCCAATTGTCTGTCGATATTCTCTTGAACCTCTTTCGGAAAATATATGTCACCTACCATCACCTCGTGTAACACAAACGGCTTCTCTTTAAGAAAGGCATTCATTTTTGTTGCGATGCGAGAGGCTATTTCCCCCGACTGATCTTTGAGGCTTAAGGTGGGGATATCCATTGCGACATCGCGTATGGTGGAAGCCAAAGAGGGCTTGACATACGACTCATACCAGTTGTCTCCAATCCCTTCGATCACCTCTCTTGAAGTACCGGGCTTTACTGAGATCTTTACCTGAACAGGTAAAGGGACAAGAACCTTATCAAGGGTTCTTACCATGACCTCTGTCGCGTAGGTGGTCGGTCGCAACTCAATGTTGATAACCTCTAACTTTAGTAAAGAATTTCCAAAATTTCCCGGCCCCTTGATCGTTCCCTTATAGCCCCCCTTTCCAAACCATCTCGGCTTCTCATAAACATACCCCTCCTGGCCCGCGGGGGTATAAGGATTGGAACAGCCTGACAGAAAACCTAAGAGTCCTACGCCTCCGATGACACCGGCACCAACGGTAATTCCTCGGGCGAGATTGATACTCATGAGACCCTCCTTTCGTTTTTTTATACTGTTGGCTACCAATTCGTATTGATCGGAATTTGGTTGCGGGGAAAATTTAAGTCAATCCCACCGTCCAGGGATTTTAAGATTGCATTTCGGGCAGTGGCCACCTTGTTTAAGATGGTAAGACAAGACCTGAAATCCGTAACGCTCGATCAGGAGGGTATTGCAGGAAGGACAATAAGTATTCTCCCGATTCCCCACCTCTCCCGGCCGGTTACCGGGATAGACAAAGTGTAAGCCTTCTTCCTTTCCAATCTCGTAAGCCTTAAGAAGCTGCTGGATCGACGTGTCGTGATGGTCTTTCATCTTATAATCTTTATGAAACGCGGTGATGTGCCACGGGATCTCTCTTGAAATGCCGGCCAGAAATTGGGCGATGCCACGTAGTTCTTCCTCGGAATCGTTGAAGTCGGGTACAATGAGGGTAACGACCTCAAGCCAGAACCCCATTTCATAAAGTCGTCCGATCGTCTCCAGGACGACGGGCAGGACACCCCCCAACTGCCGATAATGCTTGTCGTCAAAACCCTTTAGATCGACCTTGTAGAGATCGACCCATGGCCGGATAAATTCCAGGACCTCGGCAGTTCCGTTGCCGTTGGAGACATAAGAGGTGATCAGCTTTTCTTTTTTTGCAACTTTGAAAATCTCCACGGCCCACTCACTCGTGATGAGAGGTTCATTATAGGTGCTCGTGACAATCCGGGCCCCTTCCTGCTTGGCATGGTTGACGAACTCTTTTGGCGACAACGGGATCGGTTTCGCGGTTGCCTTGGAATCCCGGAGCGACTGGGAGGTGTACCAGTTCTGACAATATCCGCAGTGATAATCACATCCCAGCATCCCAAAACTCATCGCCAGGGAGCCTGGATAGGCATGGAAGAACGGCTTTTTTTCAACCGGATCGAGTTGAAGAGCGCCGACGTAACCGTAGGGGACAAACAACGTTTCCTCCTTATTGTAACGAACCAGACAGATCCCTGCCTTCCCCTCCGGGATGAGACAACGATGACCACACGAGAAGCAACGGACCTTCCCATTGTCAGATTTTTCGTAGAGCAGCCCTTCCCGAGCCTGCCTTTGCAAAACGTCACTGAGACCGCGAACCTCTGGGGAAGGAAGGGCCATACCCGTATGATACCGTTTGATTAAGTCTTTGACAACACGTTGCGTCATCGTTAGACTCTCAAACAAGACTCTAAAGCTATGGGGATTACCATAGTTCAAAAAAGCGACCTGTCGAAAAAGAAGTCACATGCAAAGATTGCGTTGGTGCTTGCCGGCGGGGCGATAACCGGTGGGACCTACAAGGTCGGTGGACTCAAGGCGCTGGACGATTTTCTGGTCAATCGGAAGGTGACCGATTTTGACATGTATGTTGGTGTCTCCGCCGGCGGGCTCCTCGCAGTTCCGCTCGCAGGCGGTATCGGCCCGGATGAGATTTTAAAAAGTCTGGATGGCTCCTCGAAATTGTTTTCCCAGCTTTCACCCTGGGAGGTTTATTATCCGAACTTCAGGGAATTTTTTGAGAGGCCTCTTGGCTATCTCTACCACAAAATGACCTACTTTCCCGGAATTCTCTATGACTCCCTTCTGGCCTTTCCCAAGTTGTGGAAGCCTCTCCGGTCCGGCTTTGAGAAGTTTCTGGCAGATCCCGATTACAGTCATTTTGAATCGATGCTGCGTCCGTTGGCCAAGATTGCCTATTCAGGAAGGAGCATGCCCTCGCTTTCCGAGGCGTTTCCGTCGGGTCTCTTCGATACCCGTTCTTTGGAGAGGTTCATGCGAAAAAATTTGGTTCGGAATGATCTGCCGAACGACTTTAGGGCATTTCAGAAGATCAACGGAAAATCTCTTTACATTTGTGCCATGAACATCGATTCCTCGGAGCGTGTTGTGTTTGGGGCGGACGAGAAGAATGATGTCTCGATCTCTGAGGCGGTTCAGGCCTCTCTCTCACTGCCGCCGTTTTACAAACCGGCCCGGATCAAGGGAATTGATTACATTGATGGAGCGGTTCGTAAGACATTGAATGCGGATGTTGCGATTGCCAAAGGGGCCCAGCTCGTTATCTGCTATAATCCTTTTCGTCCTTATTCGAACAAACTGGTTATGGAATATCTGCGTGAGGAGGATGAATATGTCACCCGGAGCCGGAGACTCTCCTCCAGCGGTATTTTTATGATACTGAATCAGGTTTTTCGGACCGTCCTTCATACCCGTGTTCGCTATTTTACTGACCAGATACGTTCCGATCCGAAGTTTAAAGGGGATCTCATCCTGATTGAACCGAAGGAGGATGATCCGGTCTTTTTTGAGATGAACCCGTTCTCTTTCTGGAGTCGCGCCCAGGCCGCGCAACACGGTTTTAATTCTGTCCGGCAAACAATCCGGGCGCGGTATGACGAGGTTGAAAAAATCCTTTCAAGCTATGGGATTACAATGACTCAGGAGCTCGTGGATCTGGATTATGAGACGATGAAAAAAGCGACCTCCGACGATGTTACGATCATGTCCGTTCTCGAACAAAAAGGTTTTCGAGGTCAGTCCAGGAATGCCATTTCGCGCCTCCGCCTTGTGGCCCATTCGTGAGAGTCTATTCCGTTACCGAGATCAATCGGGAGGTCAAGCAGCAGCTTGAGTCAGGCTGGTCGGATATTTGTGTTCAGGGAGAGATTTCCAATTTCAGACGTTCCCAGAAAGGGCATTGTTATTTTTCCCTCAAGGATGAACGTTCCCAGCTCGAGGTGGTCCTGTTTCAGGGGGCTGCTTCCCGTCTCCGCTTTCTGCTGGAGAACGGGTTGTCGGTCAGGGCGTTCGGCTCCCTGACACTCTATGAGGCCGCAGGCAGGTATCAACTTACCGTCGTTCATCTGGAGCCGGAAGGGCCGGGTGAACTTCAGCTCGCCTTCGAACAGCTTAAAAAGAGACTTGAGGTGGAAGGTCTTTTTGATACGGCAAGGAAGCGTCCCTTGCCAAAGTTGCCGAGGACCATTGGCCTCGTGACCTCTCTCCAGGGGGCGGTGATTCGGGATATGATTCATGTTGCTCGGCGCCGGTATCCAAATATCGAAATCTTGATTGCACCGGCACCCGTTCAGGGACGGGAGGCAGCGCCGGAGATCGCCGATGCGATCCGGAACCTGGACGCAGAAGAGATCGATCTCTTGATTGTTGGACGGGGAGGCGGTTCGATCGAGGATTTATGGGGTTTTAATGAGGAGGTTGTTGCACGGGCGATCTTTCAATGTCGTCACCCCGTGATTTCGGCGGTAGGGCATGAAACCGATTTTACGATCGCCGATTTTGTGGCGGACCTTCGGGCGCCGACACCGTCTGCGGCGGCAGAGCTGGCGGTGCCGGTTAGGGAGGAGATTGAAGCTACTCTGCAGGATTTGAGGGAACAGCTGGCCCATCTGATTAAATCCAAAATTGGTCATGAGAGGCTTCGCTTGAAACAATGGCGGGGGTATCTTCGTGATCCGCGGCGTTGGCTCGAAGAACGACTTCTCCGTCTCGATGCCTTGAGGGAGAAAATGAAGCTGGTTGTTTCTCACCAGATTTCGGCCTTGTCCGAAAAACTCCTTCGTTTCAAGACTCATTTACGGGTGATCGGTCCGTTGGCGACCCTGGAAAGGGGATATGCGATTGCCGTCGGTCCATCCGGCATTCCCCTTCGTGATGCTGATCAGGTGAGGGTTGACGATCTCGTCACGATTCGTCTGGCGCGCGGTTCACTCACGAGTCGAGTCACACAGAAGAACCGTTAAGCGATCGGTTGCATTGCGGCCTGTCGTGCGCTAGGGATGCCCGCTGTTATGCCCAAGAGCGAAAAATTTGAAAACTCCCTGGAGAGACTGGAAAAAATTGCGGAGCGTCTTGAGTCGGGAGAGCTTTCCCTTGAGGATTCCCTGAAGGTGTTTGAAGAGGGGATGAAGCTTTCGGAGCAATGTGAGAATCAGCTGAATGCGGCACAGAAAAAGATCGAAATTCTCATGAAGGACAAGTCGAAGAAGAAGTGGGAGCCCGAAGAATAGTTTATGGATATTAAGGCTTATCTTGAAGATCAAAAAAAGAGAGTCGACCGCTTTTTAGAATCTCTTTTTACTGACAGAAAAAGGCTCTCATCACTCACGGAATCGGTTCGCTACAGCCTTCTGGCAGGCGGGAAGAGAATTAGGCCTGTTTTGACGCTGGCCGCCTGTGAAGCTTGCGGGATGGGAGAAGAGGGGGAGACTCTTTCCCTTCCGGTGGGGGCCGCCCTGGAACTGATTCATACCTACTCCCTCATTCATGACGACCTTCCGGCGATGGACAATGACGACCTCCGTCGTGGACGGCCGACCAACCACAAGGTGTATGGAGAGGCGATGGCGATTTTGGCCGGGGATACACTTCTGACTGAGGCGTTTCATCTGATCTCAAATTTAAAGACAAAAAATCCGGAGCGATTGCTGAAGGTTATAGGTGAGATTTCACAGGCGGCCGGTGCTAACGGAATGGCCGGAGGTCAGGCGATCGATCTGGAGGCTCAGGGAAAACTTCTTTTGCCACAACAGTTGGAACAATTGCATCGGATGAAAACGGGTTGTCTTATGGAGGCCTCTGTTGTTGTTGGCGCGATGCTGGCGGATGCCGATACATCAAAATTACGGGCAATTCGGGACTATGGTGCGGCGATCGGTCTCTCTTTCCAGATTGCGGATGACATCCTGGATGTCGAAGGGGGAACGGAGGAGCTGGGGAAACCGGCCGGGAGCGACGAGGCCAAATCAAAACCGACCTACCCCTCGATTTTGGGACTTGAGGCCTCAAGAAGGCTGGCCCAGGAATCGACCGATCGTGCCCTCAATGCACTCCATTCTTTTGATGAACGGGCAGAACCTTTGAGAGAGATTGCCCGCTACATCATTTCGAGGCGGAGTTGAAAGTTAAGGGATTACTGCGATCTTGAGCGGATTCTCGACAGCCCCTTTACGAAAGATCTGATTTAGGTCTTTCAATTTTGTTTCGCCCACAATCAACGGTCTCACGTTGATCTTCCCTTCAACAATGAGTGAGAGAGACTTTTCAAAGTACTTCGGCGTGTGATGGAAGACGCCGTGCATCGAGACCTCTTGGTAGTGAAGTTTGTGTGTATCCAGAGAAACCTGTGTTCCCCGCGGGCACCCGCCGTAAAACCAGACGCGCCCCCCCTTGCGGACAAGGCGAGTCGCAAGCTCCCAGGTGGCCGGTTGACCGGCCCCCTCGATTACAAGATCAGGGCCATAGTTTCCCTGTGTCAGATCCTTAACCCTTTCCAGATATCCTTCATGGAGACTACTCACGATATGGTCGGCCCCCAGACCTTTCGCGACGTTCAGTTTTTCCTCCCCACGTCCCAGCACAATGACCTTGAGGCCGTAGAGTTTTCCCAATTGTACAAAGAAAAGCCCGCAAGGACCGGCGCCAATGATGCAGACCGTTTGATCGGTGCGTTGGATCGCCTTGTCGATACAATGAACGGCACAGGCGAGCGGTTCTGTAACAGCCGCCTCTCTGAATGAAAGGCCCGCTGGAATTTTATAAAGATTTTTTTGGACAATTTTTGCCGGGACACGGATGTACTCGGCATAAGCCCCCGTCAGAAACTCGAGATTTTCGCAGAGATTTTCCTGCTCTCTATGGCAGAAGAAACAGTCTCCACAAGGGGCGGAGTTGGCGGCGACAACCCGGTCACCGACATGAAACCGGCGGACCTGGGAACCAACCTCCGCGATCGTTCCCGCCATCTCATGACCAAACGGTGCCGGAATGCTCTTGACGAGCATCGGGTGTCCTTTTCGGAACAGTTTAAAATCGGTCCCGCAGGTCATGGCGGCCCCAATCCGGATCAAGACCTCATCCGGGTTAATCTGGGGGATCTCAACCTCTTCGACCCGCATCTCTTCGGGGCCATACCAAAGTGCCGCTTGCATCTTCATAGCGACCTGGATGCCTAATTCGTTTATTTTTACTTGTCAATTTTCTCGATGGGGTCTGTAAAATCTCAAATTTCACCGCGGCGGAATTGTGAAACCTTTTTTTTGCAAGAGCCGAATACCCCCGCATGACATTACCCATCGGCCCAGCCGCCGCCAGAGCAACCCAAACACCGGGCGTTGAAAAAACAGGGGGGGTTCTCCGGCATTCTTGGCGGCAACTTCAACCTTTGTGGTCGGCGGAGTCTTGACAGCCCTTGCGCGGCGGCTTGGCGTCTACGGTTCCGGGCCACTTCTCCCACGGCTTTTTGGAAATCCGCTTCCTCCAAAAATTCCCCATATCCGTTTCTGGATCGGCTATGCCGATGACCGTTTGACAAAACCTGAATTTTTGGAGGGCCTGAAAAAAGTTTTGATTCCCGATACGACGGCCGTTGGAAGCGGAAAAGGTCTTATCGGTTACATGCCCGTAGTACCCGGCAAGGCGTTTTATCGTACCGGCTCACCACCGGGTGTCCTTACAACGCCTGACGAATTTGCGCTTGTTGTTTACCGAGATGAGGCCGTCTACCAGGCGATCCGAAAAACCCCTGAAGGGGCCGCATACGGGGCACATCATTTCAATCTGGACGATATTGCCGATAAAATTGGGCTTCCCTTGTTAAAGGGAAAAGGGTTTTTTGTTAAAGAGGCTTCCGGAAAAGGCACCAGCGGAAGCGCCGTTGTCCAGGCTTATCAGGGAAAGGTAGAAATCGGTTCCGCCTATGTGACAAGGCTTAAAGAGCGGTTCGACTGGCAGGGCCGTACCGTTTACGTAAGGATTCGAATCCGCAATACCGGAGTCAGCGATTCGGATTATTTGTCGAGTATCCAACGGTCCCTCAACTGGACCTCCAAACAAAAACAACTCACGGGCCATATCGTTCGTGTTGAGAAAGATTTTACCTTGGAATATTTCATGGCCGACGACATGGGAGACTGGGTGCGTTTCTTATCCAATGAAACCGCGAAAATCTTGCGCAAGCGCCATCCCTTGTCCCACATCACTCACAGCGACTGGATGATAGAGGTGAAACCGCTCCCAAACAGCGCCGCCCAGTCGGGCACATTCCCTCTAGATTGGAGAAGCGGCTATCAGTTGGTCTTTCCGACCGAACCTTGGGATCCCACGCATCGAGCGTGATCTCGGAGAGTGAAGTCGATTTTGGACCACCCCCTCAAAAACGTCGTTGCATTCCAATGCCAAAACCACCACCCCATTGCCTCCGTTGTGGAGCGGGATTCCAGCCGTTGATGGCGGCGAGTTCGAAAATGATTCCCCACCCTGATCGGCCTGTAGCACCTATTGTGAGACCCGTTCGCATGCTTGTTAGGTTCCAGGTGCTTGGCTCTCTGGAAGAATGATCGCCAACTGGCCTGTCATGGGCCGGTATTATTTCCGGTCCCAAGAGGAAAAAGAGTGACATTTCCGATTCAAAGAGCAACCTTCTCGAATCAAAGAGTGAGGTCCGACCGATTTTAACACCGGTCGACAGGCCACCTTGGAGCCTCATTTTATGGGAGTGGATATCAATCTCTGGTCTTCTGTGGGAGGGGGCATCGGACGAATAATGCCGAAAGGCATGAAATTGTGAGTAGGAAAAATCAGTTCGTGGTGCAATGAAATAGGTTTCAGGTTCACGGCTAGATCCACCCTCCTTAAGAGTAAAATCTCGTTGGCACGAAAGGGTTAACGTCCTGTAGTCTGCTTCGATTTGGGGTGATTCCTCCCTTTTGTCATTGAGATCAGTGCCCCCTGGCCCTTCCCAATGGAGATAATCGGTTGTAAAATCCGTCCCCCCTTGTACCGCCAGCCGCCAATTTTTTTGTGACATAGAAACCTCCCTTCAACCGCTTGGAGGGTCGTCGTTTTT
This portion of the Deltaproteobacteria bacterium genome encodes:
- a CDS encoding polyprenyl synthetase family protein, with protein sequence MDIKAYLEDQKKRVDRFLESLFTDRKRLSSLTESVRYSLLAGGKRIRPVLTLAACEACGMGEEGETLSLPVGAALELIHTYSLIHDDLPAMDNDDLRRGRPTNHKVYGEAMAILAGDTLLTEAFHLISNLKTKNPERLLKVIGEISQAAGANGMAGGQAIDLEAQGKLLLPQQLEQLHRMKTGCLMEASVVVGAMLADADTSKLRAIRDYGAAIGLSFQIADDILDVEGGTEELGKPAGSDEAKSKPTYPSILGLEASRRLAQESTDRALNALHSFDERAEPLREIARYIISRRS
- a CDS encoding alcohol dehydrogenase catalytic domain-containing protein: MKMQAALWYGPEEMRVEEVEIPQINPDEVLIRIGAAMTCGTDFKLFRKGHPMLVKSIPAPFGHEMAGTIAEVGSQVRRFHVGDRVVAANSAPCGDCFFCHREQENLCENLEFLTGAYAEYIRVPAKIVQKNLYKIPAGLSFREAAVTEPLACAVHCIDKAIQRTDQTVCIIGAGPCGLFFVQLGKLYGLKVIVLGRGEEKLNVAKGLGADHIVSSLHEGYLERVKDLTQGNYGPDLVIEGAGQPATWELATRLVRKGGRVWFYGGCPRGTQVSLDTHKLHYQEVSMHGVFHHTPKYFEKSLSLIVEGKINVRPLIVGETKLKDLNQIFRKGAVENPLKIAVIP
- the amrS gene encoding AmmeMemoRadiSam system radical SAM enzyme, with product MALPSPEVRGLSDVLQRQAREGLLYEKSDNGKVRCFSCGHRCLIPEGKAGICLVRYNKEETLFVPYGYVGALQLDPVEKKPFFHAYPGSLAMSFGMLGCDYHCGYCQNWYTSQSLRDSKATAKPIPLSPKEFVNHAKQEGARIVTSTYNEPLITSEWAVEIFKVAKKEKLITSYVSNGNGTAEVLEFIRPWVDLYKVDLKGFDDKHYRQLGGVLPVVLETIGRLYEMGFWLEVVTLIVPDFNDSEEELRGIAQFLAGISREIPWHITAFHKDYKMKDHHDTSIQQLLKAYEIGKEEGLHFVYPGNRPGEVGNRENTYCPSCNTLLIERYGFQVLSYHLKQGGHCPKCNLKIPGRWD
- a CDS encoding patatin-like phospholipase family protein, with the translated sequence MGITIVQKSDLSKKKSHAKIALVLAGGAITGGTYKVGGLKALDDFLVNRKVTDFDMYVGVSAGGLLAVPLAGGIGPDEILKSLDGSSKLFSQLSPWEVYYPNFREFFERPLGYLYHKMTYFPGILYDSLLAFPKLWKPLRSGFEKFLADPDYSHFESMLRPLAKIAYSGRSMPSLSEAFPSGLFDTRSLERFMRKNLVRNDLPNDFRAFQKINGKSLYICAMNIDSSERVVFGADEKNDVSISEAVQASLSLPPFYKPARIKGIDYIDGAVRKTLNADVAIAKGAQLVICYNPFRPYSNKLVMEYLREEDEYVTRSRRLSSSGIFMILNQVFRTVLHTRVRYFTDQIRSDPKFKGDLILIEPKEDDPVFFEMNPFSFWSRAQAAQHGFNSVRQTIRARYDEVEKILSSYGITMTQELVDLDYETMKKATSDDVTIMSVLEQKGFRGQSRNAISRLRLVAHS
- the xseA gene encoding exodeoxyribonuclease VII large subunit gives rise to the protein MRVYSVTEINREVKQQLESGWSDICVQGEISNFRRSQKGHCYFSLKDERSQLEVVLFQGAASRLRFLLENGLSVRAFGSLTLYEAAGRYQLTVVHLEPEGPGELQLAFEQLKKRLEVEGLFDTARKRPLPKLPRTIGLVTSLQGAVIRDMIHVARRRYPNIEILIAPAPVQGREAAPEIADAIRNLDAEEIDLLIVGRGGGSIEDLWGFNEEVVARAIFQCRHPVISAVGHETDFTIADFVADLRAPTPSAAAELAVPVREEIEATLQDLREQLAHLIKSKIGHERLRLKQWRGYLRDPRRWLEERLLRLDALREKMKLVVSHQISALSEKLLRFKTHLRVIGPLATLERGYAIAVGPSGIPLRDADQVRVDDLVTIRLARGSLTSRVTQKNR
- a CDS encoding exodeoxyribonuclease VII small subunit gives rise to the protein MPKSEKFENSLERLEKIAERLESGELSLEDSLKVFEEGMKLSEQCENQLNAAQKKIEILMKDKSKKKWEPEE
- a CDS encoding Mrp/NBP35 family ATP-binding protein, producing MPESTQTTNLSRRLPHVKNVVAVGSGKGGVGKSTVAVNLALALKKEGQAAGLLDADIYGPSIPIMCGVKEGEKPRIAEGNRILPLERFGLPLMSMGFLMGEGDAVVWRGPMLAKMLQQFLEQVEWGRLDYLIVDLPPGTGDVQLTLAQLIPLTGAVVVTTPQDVAFADVRRAIKMFQMTQVPILGIVENMGSFSCPHCHKESSIFGQDENHSRYRTLDLRLLGELPLEIETRLAGDQGTPIVERDPKSKQAERFRQIAHKLIESQKERQDFELPSF
- a CDS encoding ATP-binding protein, yielding MYKRKALLGLQNLLKEGDSVLVLGPRQTGKTTLLNLLCPEAIHYNFAEPNERLQIAKNPGLLASEVRARLPQGGLFTIDEVQKVPLIFDAVQVLLDDKEHPYQTLLTGSSARKIKRGAVNTLPGRVLQWHLGPLTAKELGYYDAKTADERDKLLLSMMTRGNLPGIQKMPASRMARHLRSYVQTYLEQEILGDALTKDVGQFGRFLVVMASRSGTLLNYSSLSQEAGASINTIKHHVEVLVDTLTAYLIPGFSLSDTKTWLSTPRLLLFDLGVRNAAAERMLDEKALQPEYGSLFEQWVGLELIGWMNNQEPPIHLYYWRTTQKREIDWIMKRGNNLLAIEVKWSQGFRRTDLAHLQTFRTLMEDKKFKVQTVLICRTPHPAKEGTHRIIPPHLLYETLESWDS
- a CDS encoding DUF3995 domain-containing protein, yielding MPSSIDLVRQRKLLEASCQLETDFNKIAASREQSRWDKHLAYRDLYEKLKEGYQGRFPFVELDNKGGAKVKGNDSRPLSSFFNTDDFNEHENFWRALSNTSAVADTHFGSPFPSIVMTGIIGLVVGAIFLSIPFMLLFPRWSDTASRWGGALLGLAIGVAGRILYLKNKKEYYPPVMISAYVVEDATYKTRVDKSCSEIFPPPAAEEKQSEVVRPH